The following nucleotide sequence is from Paenibacillus andongensis.
GAGTTGGGATATAAGTGTCGACTTGTTCGAACAACTCAACAATTTTATCTGCCCATGCACCATCTGGGTTTTGAAGAGCTTCACGAGCTGCACCACGGATGATTGGAGTATCATCGCCTGGGAACTCATATTCGTTAAGAAGGTCGCGAACTTCCATCTCAACCAATTCAAGCAACTCTTCGTCTTCAACCATATCACATTTGTTAAGGAATACTACGATGTAAGGTACGCCTACTTGACGGGAAAGAAGGATGTGCTCACGAGTTTGCGGCATAGGGCCGTCAGCTGCGGATACAACCAGGATCGCTCCGTCCATTTGAGCAGCACCAGTGATCATGTTTTTAACATAGTCAGCATGTCCTGGGCAGTCAACGTGTGCGTAGTGACGGTTAGGTGTTTCGTACTCAACGTGAGCTGTGGAGATTGTGATACCGCGCTCGCGCTCTTCTGGTGCTTTATCGATTTGGTCGAATGCTACTGCAGCTCCACCGTATCTTTTGGACAATACTGTAGTGATAGCAGCTGTCAAAGTTGTTTTACCATGGTCAACGTGACCGATAGTACCGATGTTAACATGCGGTTTGTTACGTTCAAATTTAGCCTTTGCCATTTTAAACGATTCCTCCTTAGAGTGACTATTAGTTTTATATTAAGCGCCTTTGCCTTTTGCAATAATTTCTTCTGCAATGGACTTAGGTACTTCTTCATAATGTGAAAGTTCCATGGAGTAAACACCACGGCCTTGTGTTCTTGAACGAAGTGTTGTGGAATATCCAAACATTTCGGACAAAGGCACTTTAGCACGGATGATTTGCGCGCCATGACGGTTATCCATACCTTCGATGCGTCCACGACGGGAGTTAAGGTCACCCATAACATCGCCCATGTACTCTTCTGGTACAGTAACTTCAACCTTCATGATTGGCTCAAGAAGAACCGGTTTACATTTTTCTTTAGCTGCTTTAAGCGCCATGGAACCCGCGATTTTGAACGCCATTTCATTGGAGTCAACATCATGGTAAGATCCATCGACAACAGTAGCTTTGATATCCACGAGCGGGAATCCTGCGATTACACCGTTCTTCATGGACTCTTCGATACCAGCTTGAATAGGTGCGATATATTCTCTTGGAATAGATCCGCCCACTACTTTGCTTTCGAAAATGAAGCCTGTACCAGCTTCTTGAGGTTCAAACTCAACCCAACAATGTCCGTATTGACCACGACCACCGGATTGACGAACGAATTTACCCTCAACTTTAGCTGCTGCGCGGAACGTTTCACGATAAGCAACTTGTGGTTTACCTACATTGGTTTCTACTTTGAACTCGCGAAGCATACGGTCAACGAGGATCTCAAGGTGAAGCTCACCCATACCAGCGATGATCGTTTGTCCTGTTTCTTCGTCTGTAGAAGCACGGAAAGTCGGATCTTCTTCAGCAAGCTTTTGCAATGCGATACCCATTTTATCTTGGTCGGCTTTCGTCTTCGGTTCAACAGCAAGCTGGATAACCGGTTCAGGGAAGACCATTTTCTCAAGGATAACTGGATTTTTCTCATCACAAAGTGTATCACCTGTCGTTGTATCTTTCAATCCAACGGCCGCGGCGATGTCACCAGCGTATACAATGCTGATTTCTTGACGGCTGTTCGCATGCATTTGCAGGATACGACCAACACGCTCACGTTTACCTTTAGTCGCGTTAACGACATAGGAACCGGAGTTCAAGGTACCAGAGTAAACACGGAAGAACGTAAGACGACCAACGAAAGGATCTGTCATGATTTTGAAAGCAAGCGCTGAGAAAGGTTGATCATCAGCGGACTTACGAACCACTTCAGTACCATCGTCAAGTACACCTTTAATGTCAGGTACATCAAGAGGGGATGGCAGGTAATTAATAACTGCATCCAACATCAATTGAACACCTTTGTTTCTGTAAGAAGACCCTACGATAACTGGGAAGATTTTCACTTCGCAGACACCTTTGCGCAGAGCTGCTTTGATTTCATCAACAGTAAGTTCTTCACCTTCAAGATATTTCATTGTGAGCTCTTCATCAAGCTCAGCAACTTTCTCGATCAGTTCCAAACGAAGTTCTGCGACTTGATCTTTGAACTCAGCAGGAATTTCGATTTTCTCGATATCCTTACCAAGATCGTCTTTGTACATATAAGCAACTTCATCTACCAAGTCGATGATGCCTTTGAATTCATTCTCAGCACCAATTGGAAGTTGAATAGCTACTGCATTTGCACCAAGTTTTTGACGCATGGATTCAACAACTTGCAAGAAGTCTGCACCGATGATATCCATTTTGTTTACGTAAGCAATACGTGGAACGTTGTATTTATCAGCTTGTCTCCAAACTGTTTCCGATTGAGGCTCAACGCCCTCTTTCGCACTAAATACACCAACTGCTCCATCCAACACACGAAGGGAACGCTCTACCTCAACGGTAAAGTCAACGTGCCCCGGGGTATCAATAATATTGATGCGGTGACCTTCCCATTGCGCAGTTGTAGCGGCGGAAGTAATCGTGATTCCGCGCTCTTGCTCCTGTTCCATCCAGTCCATCGTAGCTGCACCTTCATGCACTTCTCCGATTTTGTGAACTTTACCAGTATAGTACAAAATGCGCTCTGTTGTTGTCGTTTTACCAGCATCGATATGAGCCATGATCCCGATATTACGTGTGTTTTTTAAGGAGAACTCTCTAGCCATAGGTCGTTATGTCTCCTTTCTGATATTAATTTAGTATTCTACCAACGATAGTGAGCGAATGCTTTATTAGCTTCAGCCATTTTGTGTGTATCTTCACGTTTTTTAACGGAAGATCCTGTGCTGTTGCTAGCATCGATGATTTCATTAGCCAATCTTTCTTCCATCGTCTTCTCACCACGTAGACGTGAGTAGTTTACCAACCAACGCAAGCCTAATGTCGAACGACGATCAGGTCTTACTTCGATAGGTACTTGATAGTTCGCTCCACCAACACGGCGAGCTTTAACTTCTAGTACTGGCATAATGTTTTTGATAGCTGCTTCGAACACTTCCATCGGCTCT
It contains:
- the tuf gene encoding elongation factor Tu, with the translated sequence MAKAKFERNKPHVNIGTIGHVDHGKTTLTAAITTVLSKRYGGAAVAFDQIDKAPEERERGITISTAHVEYETPNRHYAHVDCPGHADYVKNMITGAAQMDGAILVVSAADGPMPQTREHILLSRQVGVPYIVVFLNKCDMVEDEELLELVEMEVRDLLNEYEFPGDDTPIIRGAAREALQNPDGAWADKIVELFEQVDTYIPTPERQTDKPFLMPVEDVFSITGRGTVATGRVERGTVKVQEEVEIVGIAEETRKCVVTGVEMFRKLLDSAQAGDNIGALLRGVDRKDIERGQVLAKPGSVKPHTNFTAQIYVLTKEEGGRHKPFFTGYRPQFYFRTTDVTGIINLPEGTEMVMPGDNITVTVELINPIAIEEGTRFAIREGGRTVGAGAVATIQK
- the fusA gene encoding elongation factor G; translated protein: MAREFSLKNTRNIGIMAHIDAGKTTTTERILYYTGKVHKIGEVHEGAATMDWMEQEQERGITITSAATTAQWEGHRINIIDTPGHVDFTVEVERSLRVLDGAVGVFSAKEGVEPQSETVWRQADKYNVPRIAYVNKMDIIGADFLQVVESMRQKLGANAVAIQLPIGAENEFKGIIDLVDEVAYMYKDDLGKDIEKIEIPAEFKDQVAELRLELIEKVAELDEELTMKYLEGEELTVDEIKAALRKGVCEVKIFPVIVGSSYRNKGVQLMLDAVINYLPSPLDVPDIKGVLDDGTEVVRKSADDQPFSALAFKIMTDPFVGRLTFFRVYSGTLNSGSYVVNATKGKRERVGRILQMHANSRQEISIVYAGDIAAAVGLKDTTTGDTLCDEKNPVILEKMVFPEPVIQLAVEPKTKADQDKMGIALQKLAEEDPTFRASTDEETGQTIIAGMGELHLEILVDRMLREFKVETNVGKPQVAYRETFRAAAKVEGKFVRQSGGRGQYGHCWVEFEPQEAGTGFIFESKVVGGSIPREYIAPIQAGIEESMKNGVIAGFPLVDIKATVVDGSYHDVDSNEMAFKIAGSMALKAAKEKCKPVLLEPIMKVEVTVPEEYMGDVMGDLNSRRGRIEGMDNRHGAQIIRAKVPLSEMFGYSTTLRSRTQGRGVYSMELSHYEEVPKSIAEEIIAKGKGA
- the rpsG gene encoding 30S ribosomal protein S7; protein product: MPRKGPVTRRDVLPDPIYNSKLVTRLINRIMIDGKRGVAQSILYNAFNLVKDRTGKEPMEVFEAAIKNIMPVLEVKARRVGGANYQVPIEVRPDRRSTLGLRWLVNYSRLRGEKTMEERLANEIIDASNSTGSSVKKREDTHKMAEANKAFAHYRW